A single region of the Paramicrobacterium fandaimingii genome encodes:
- a CDS encoding L-ribulose-5-phosphate 3-epimerase, with translation MTWGDSRLPAIRRVSSAIGVYEKALSGTTWSERFRQATNAGYDFVELSVDSSPSKLERLSWSEGERTELRQCAADAGSRIGTIVLSAHRDFPWGSPEASIRRRADDIARGALGLARDLGAECVQIAGYFVFDGPRDDNVRGRFTDGMRAAASIADELGITLAIENVDGQDVLSAADGIALLADIDKPDVKLYIDVGNYAGNSLDVVEELTVALPYAYAVQFKDARPGAFRRVSFGDGVVPWREVLAALEACEFRGSVSIEMWNDDEDPTMAADALRWFEGVTLP, from the coding sequence ATGACCTGGGGGGACTCTCGGTTGCCGGCGATACGTCGCGTATCGTCGGCGATCGGGGTGTACGAGAAGGCGCTGTCGGGCACCACGTGGTCTGAGCGATTTCGCCAGGCGACGAACGCGGGTTACGACTTCGTCGAGCTCTCCGTTGACAGCAGCCCGAGCAAGCTGGAGCGACTCTCGTGGTCAGAAGGCGAGCGCACCGAATTGCGTCAGTGTGCGGCGGACGCTGGCAGTCGTATAGGCACCATTGTGCTGAGTGCGCATCGCGATTTTCCATGGGGGAGCCCAGAAGCATCCATTCGCCGTCGTGCCGACGACATAGCGCGCGGTGCCCTCGGGCTCGCTCGCGATCTCGGCGCGGAGTGCGTGCAGATCGCCGGATACTTCGTGTTCGATGGGCCGCGAGACGACAATGTGCGCGGCCGATTTACTGATGGGATGCGTGCGGCGGCCTCGATCGCAGACGAACTGGGCATCACTCTCGCGATTGAGAACGTCGATGGGCAGGATGTTCTGTCGGCGGCTGACGGAATTGCTCTTCTGGCCGACATCGATAAGCCCGACGTGAAGCTCTACATCGACGTCGGCAATTACGCGGGGAACTCGCTCGACGTTGTTGAGGAGCTGACCGTGGCGCTGCCATATGCTTACGCGGTGCAATTCAAGGATGCTCGGCCCGGTGCCTTTCGGCGGGTTTCGTTTGGCGACGGCGTGGTGCCGTGGCGCGAGGTGCTGGCTGCTCTTGAAGCATGCGAGTTTCGTGGGTCTGTCTCCATCGAGATGTGGAACGACGACGAAGACCCAACGATGGCGGCAGACGCGCTGCGTTGGTTTGAGGGTGTGACTCTTCCGTAG
- a CDS encoding transketolase family protein, which translates to MIETQVHSRNIVTWAKDKPEVFVLSGDLTGSTEIAAFKSELPEQFYSLGMAEQNMLSWAGGMAREGLVPYLHTFAVFLVRRPYDQLAMSICYPNLPVKLVGFLPGIMTPGGVSHQAIEDISLMRGLPNMTVLEVGDAADIESVLDVAHAVNGPVYIRMLRGAIPRLFDEPMQLDRIRHVSEGEDVTIFSSGICTEEVIRARRVLEEHGVSITHRHVTTHKPFNDPAIADSIRAAKKAVFTVENHTVIGGLGSEVAETMAEIGAGVPLVRIGIDDTFAHGASARYLMDEHGLTARRIVEKVADHLGIHVQIPDEIDDIDVTVDVGEEQLEAL; encoded by the coding sequence ATGATCGAGACACAGGTTCACTCCCGAAACATCGTGACGTGGGCGAAAGACAAGCCGGAGGTGTTCGTGCTCTCTGGTGACCTCACGGGGTCGACCGAGATCGCGGCGTTCAAATCTGAGCTCCCCGAGCAGTTCTACAGTCTGGGAATGGCCGAGCAGAACATGCTCAGCTGGGCCGGTGGAATGGCGCGCGAGGGGCTCGTTCCCTACCTGCACACCTTCGCGGTATTCCTCGTTCGCAGGCCGTATGACCAGCTGGCGATGTCGATCTGCTACCCGAACCTGCCTGTCAAGCTCGTCGGCTTTCTTCCGGGCATCATGACGCCGGGCGGCGTTTCGCACCAGGCGATCGAAGACATCAGTCTGATGCGCGGGCTTCCCAACATGACGGTGCTCGAGGTTGGCGATGCCGCAGACATCGAGTCTGTTCTCGATGTGGCACACGCCGTGAACGGCCCGGTTTACATTCGGATGCTGCGCGGTGCCATTCCGCGTCTGTTCGATGAGCCGATGCAGCTCGACCGCATCCGCCATGTCTCAGAGGGCGAAGACGTCACGATTTTCTCGAGCGGCATCTGCACAGAAGAAGTGATTCGCGCTCGCCGCGTGCTCGAGGAGCACGGGGTGTCGATCACGCACAGGCACGTCACAACCCACAAGCCGTTCAACGACCCGGCGATCGCCGATTCGATCCGCGCAGCGAAGAAGGCCGTATTTACCGTCGAGAACCACACGGTGATTGGCGGTCTTGGGTCTGAAGTCGCCGAGACCATGGCGGAAATCGGTGCGGGGGTTCCCCTTGTGCGCATCGGCATTGACGACACGTTCGCCCATGGAGCATCCGCTCGCTATCTCATGGACGAGCACGGTCTCACGGCGCGCCGCATTGTCGAGAAGGTCGCTGACCACCTCGGCATCCATGTGCAGATTCCCGACGAGATCGACGACATCGACGTGACTGTCGACGTGGGCGAAGAACAACTTGAGGCGTTGTAG
- a CDS encoding GntR family transcriptional regulator, protein MTVHEPRSLKQDLVSTKIRQAIHEGRYGRGSMLPGEVELAQQFDVSRGTVRKALQELSNQNLIETRSGVGSFVMFDDHEFSDSTSWGQPLVGSDVTIESKVLRMERIVDHELAATVGLASVDFLALDRTRHVVNGKAVSLERSRVPAIGALAHTPEDGLVDGSLASTMAASGLVPARIEQWIGIAPLSAADAAILSREPGDLFLHLVRIARAADGAFVERVVSLLDPTRFRVHVVSGDLK, encoded by the coding sequence ATGACGGTGCATGAACCCCGGAGCCTCAAACAAGATCTGGTGTCGACGAAGATTCGGCAGGCGATCCACGAGGGACGCTACGGCCGCGGGTCGATGCTGCCCGGCGAAGTGGAGCTTGCCCAGCAGTTCGACGTGAGCCGCGGCACCGTGCGCAAGGCACTGCAAGAGCTGTCGAACCAGAACCTCATCGAGACACGCAGCGGCGTCGGCTCCTTCGTCATGTTCGACGACCACGAGTTCAGCGATTCGACGAGCTGGGGCCAGCCGCTGGTCGGCAGCGACGTGACCATCGAGTCGAAGGTGCTCCGCATGGAGCGCATCGTCGACCACGAGCTCGCCGCGACAGTCGGCCTCGCGAGCGTCGACTTTCTCGCCCTCGATCGCACACGCCACGTTGTCAACGGCAAGGCAGTTTCACTCGAGCGCAGCCGGGTTCCCGCCATCGGCGCGCTGGCCCACACTCCCGAAGATGGCCTCGTCGACGGCTCCCTCGCATCGACGATGGCGGCATCCGGCCTCGTTCCCGCCCGGATCGAGCAGTGGATCGGCATCGCACCGCTGAGCGCAGCCGACGCGGCCATTCTCAGCCGCGAGCCCGGCGACCTCTTTCTGCACCTCGTGCGCATTGCACGCGCAGCCGACGGCGCATTCGTCGAGCGCGTCGTCAGCCTGCTCGACCCCACACGATTCCGCGTGCACGTTGTATCTGGAGACCTGAAATGA
- a CDS encoding transketolase, whose product MSTVTQSSPGGLPAACDGGAWQKEAERVARRIRARVLELTILKNGCYLSQALSSAEVLATLYTKVLKLEHLDEALPSPPFTGVPGSKQQSPSGGRFHGEQTENCDRFLISPAHYAVAIYAALESVGRLAEGELESFNTDGSTLEMIGAEHSPGFELTTGSFGQALSQSGGIAFARRLRGDTGRTVVFLSDGELEEGQTWEGVQAAAFFELDKLMLFVDVNGQQVDGLTKDIMNVEPINSRFEAFGWDVAVVDGHDIAAIDAAVEAKEANGKPLVVLAYTDTAKGVPYLNDRKPNLHYVRPKSEEDTKAFAAALAELQEEDS is encoded by the coding sequence ATGTCTACAGTCACTCAATCTTCACCAGGCGGTTTGCCCGCCGCATGCGACGGCGGTGCCTGGCAGAAAGAAGCCGAGCGCGTCGCCCGGCGCATCCGGGCACGCGTGCTCGAACTCACCATTCTGAAAAATGGATGCTATTTGAGCCAAGCGCTGTCATCCGCCGAAGTTCTTGCAACGCTCTACACGAAGGTTCTCAAACTCGAGCACCTCGACGAGGCTCTGCCGTCGCCCCCGTTCACCGGCGTTCCGGGAAGCAAACAGCAGTCGCCCTCTGGTGGTCGGTTTCACGGTGAGCAGACTGAAAACTGCGATCGTTTTCTCATTTCCCCCGCTCACTATGCCGTTGCCATCTACGCAGCACTCGAGTCCGTCGGCCGTCTGGCCGAGGGAGAGCTCGAGAGCTTCAACACAGACGGCAGCACGCTCGAGATGATCGGCGCCGAGCACTCGCCTGGATTCGAACTGACGACGGGCTCATTCGGTCAAGCGCTCAGCCAGTCCGGTGGCATCGCATTCGCTCGACGTCTGCGTGGCGACACCGGCCGCACCGTCGTCTTCCTGTCTGATGGAGAGCTCGAAGAGGGCCAGACCTGGGAGGGTGTGCAGGCAGCGGCTTTCTTCGAGCTCGACAAGCTCATGCTCTTCGTCGACGTCAACGGTCAGCAGGTCGATGGTCTCACGAAAGACATTATGAACGTCGAGCCGATCAACTCGCGCTTCGAAGCCTTCGGTTGGGACGTCGCCGTCGTCGACGGTCACGATATCGCAGCCATCGACGCTGCCGTCGAGGCGAAAGAAGCTAACGGCAAGCCACTCGTTGTGCTCGCGTACACCGACACAGCGAAGGGCGTGCCGTACCTCAACGACCGCAAGCCCAACCTTCACTATGTGCGCCCGAAGTCGGAAGAAGACACGAAAGCGTTCGCGGCTGCACTCGCAGAGCTTCAGGAGGAAGACTCATGA
- a CDS encoding PfkB family carbohydrate kinase encodes MSESSKSDQGMPARGRLVYVGNVIVDLVMQIDAIPEPGGDTLAHSSLHTAGGGFNTMIAAARDGAGVVFTGQYGTGPFGSTVRAALADSGFDVVQTGIADVDSGYCVALVDATTERTFVTSVGAEGMLTADDLARVALHENDIIFVSGYSLAHPRNAAVIPGWLESIPGNIRVVLDPSPLIGELDADVRDRVLRRTDILTLNAREAQILSGGREKSAAAERLSSMIRVGGAVIVRDGENGAFLARAGAAAETIPAIEVTAVDSNGAGDAHGGVLTAALLRGMPLPEAVRRANVAAALAVTKAGPSTSPTAAEIDAALASA; translated from the coding sequence GTGTCTGAGTCGAGCAAGTCGGATCAAGGCATGCCTGCCCGCGGCCGACTCGTTTACGTCGGCAATGTGATCGTCGATCTTGTCATGCAGATCGACGCGATTCCCGAGCCGGGTGGCGACACGCTCGCGCACTCATCGCTGCACACGGCGGGCGGCGGCTTCAACACGATGATCGCCGCCGCACGCGATGGTGCCGGAGTTGTCTTCACGGGGCAATACGGCACAGGCCCGTTCGGGTCGACGGTGCGTGCAGCCTTGGCCGACAGTGGATTCGACGTTGTGCAGACGGGCATTGCGGATGTCGACAGCGGATACTGCGTTGCCCTCGTCGACGCCACGACCGAGCGCACGTTCGTGACATCCGTCGGTGCCGAGGGGATGCTGACGGCAGACGATCTTGCGCGCGTCGCGCTGCACGAGAACGACATCATCTTCGTCTCCGGGTACAGCCTCGCTCACCCGAGAAATGCGGCGGTCATCCCCGGATGGCTCGAGAGTATTCCGGGCAACATACGGGTGGTGCTCGATCCGAGTCCACTCATCGGCGAACTCGATGCCGACGTGCGCGATCGTGTGCTGCGTCGCACCGACATCTTGACGTTGAATGCGCGAGAGGCGCAGATTCTGAGCGGTGGTCGTGAGAAATCCGCCGCCGCGGAACGACTGAGCAGCATGATTCGTGTCGGTGGCGCGGTCATTGTTCGTGACGGCGAGAACGGCGCTTTCCTCGCTCGAGCAGGAGCTGCCGCCGAGACGATCCCGGCGATTGAGGTGACTGCCGTCGACTCGAACGGCGCCGGTGATGCCCATGGCGGTGTGCTCACGGCAGCGCTGCTGCGTGGAATGCCGCTGCCCGAAGCAGTGCGCCGTGCCAATGTCGCGGCGGCTCTGGCGGTGACGAAGGCCGGCCCCTCTACGTCTCCCACCGCCGCGGAGATCGACGCCGCTCTCGCTAGCGCCTGA
- a CDS encoding ADP-ribosylglycohydrolase family protein, which translates to MTATAPRQEQQAAASRLDRAHGALLGLALGDALGMPTQSMSPVEIAEDYGSIDSLVDAGPRQRIAHGMQAGSITDDTEQALLLARLLIEGDGHVDERAFASALIDWEQEMQAKGSLDLLGPSTKQAVQRILEGVPASESGRFGSTNGAAMRVAPIGIAVSPDNLDAFVDAVVEASAVTHNTSLGIASASAIGAAVSVGVHGGSIQDAVDTALAAAHIGERRGHWVAGGSIASRGAWARDLLGATPVSEHPTVLREVIGTSVASQESVVATIALVSVSSDPWQTLCTAASLGGDTDTIAAMAGAVLGACGGTELWPRDAVEHVTSINSLELEPIARQLLELRVR; encoded by the coding sequence ATGACCGCGACGGCCCCGCGTCAAGAGCAGCAGGCCGCGGCATCCCGACTCGACAGAGCCCACGGTGCATTGCTGGGCCTCGCACTTGGCGATGCTCTGGGCATGCCGACGCAGTCGATGTCGCCCGTCGAGATCGCCGAGGATTACGGTTCGATTGATTCTCTTGTGGACGCCGGTCCGCGCCAGCGCATCGCACACGGCATGCAGGCAGGAAGCATCACAGACGACACCGAGCAGGCTCTGCTTCTCGCCCGACTTCTCATTGAGGGTGACGGGCATGTTGACGAACGGGCATTCGCCTCGGCTCTCATCGATTGGGAGCAGGAGATGCAGGCAAAAGGCTCTCTCGATCTGCTCGGTCCGTCGACAAAGCAGGCCGTGCAGCGCATTCTCGAGGGCGTTCCCGCAAGCGAGTCAGGCCGCTTCGGCTCGACGAACGGCGCGGCCATGCGCGTGGCACCCATCGGCATCGCTGTATCGCCAGACAACCTCGACGCCTTCGTCGACGCCGTCGTCGAAGCCAGCGCTGTCACGCACAACACATCACTCGGCATCGCCAGCGCATCCGCCATCGGCGCCGCTGTGAGCGTCGGCGTTCACGGCGGCAGCATTCAGGATGCTGTTGACACAGCTCTTGCCGCAGCCCACATCGGCGAGCGGCGTGGCCACTGGGTGGCCGGCGGCTCGATCGCGTCACGCGGCGCGTGGGCGCGCGACCTTCTCGGTGCCACTCCGGTTTCCGAGCATCCCACCGTGTTGCGCGAGGTCATCGGCACGTCCGTGGCGTCGCAGGAGTCCGTCGTCGCGACGATCGCCCTCGTCTCTGTGTCGAGCGACCCCTGGCAGACGCTGTGCACCGCCGCAAGCCTCGGCGGTGACACCGACACGATCGCCGCGATGGCCGGTGCGGTTCTCGGTGCGTGTGGCGGCACCGAACTGTGGCCGCGCGACGCCGTCGAGCACGTGACCTCCATCAACTCTCTCGAACTCGAACCCATCGCACGGCAGCTTCTCGAGCTGCGCGTGCGCTGA
- a CDS encoding L-ribulose-5-phosphate 4-epimerase, which produces MLEELKHYVWKANLDLQANGLVVGTSGNVSARDVDSGLVVIKPSGVSFNELTADDMSVVDLHGAVVEGPYKPSVDTASHVYVYRHRDDIHGVVHTHSPYATTFAMRGEEIPVFTTTHAALFGAPIPVSDYAVIGEEEIGKEIVAHVGDSTAVLIKSHGVFTIGSDAQRALRSAQYTEECAEVAHLAMLRGEIEPLDDETIAASRSWYLKDYGQVPIGSGS; this is translated from the coding sequence ATGCTCGAAGAACTCAAGCACTATGTCTGGAAGGCGAATCTCGACCTGCAGGCGAATGGTCTCGTCGTTGGAACATCCGGCAACGTCAGTGCGCGTGATGTGGATTCGGGGCTCGTCGTCATCAAACCGAGTGGCGTGAGCTTCAATGAACTCACCGCTGACGATATGAGTGTTGTCGACCTGCATGGTGCTGTGGTTGAGGGGCCGTACAAGCCCTCGGTCGATACGGCATCGCACGTGTATGTCTATCGCCACCGCGACGACATTCACGGGGTCGTGCACACGCACTCGCCGTATGCCACAACGTTCGCGATGCGTGGCGAGGAGATTCCTGTCTTCACAACGACGCACGCGGCGCTTTTCGGTGCTCCGATTCCGGTGTCCGACTACGCCGTGATCGGCGAGGAAGAGATCGGCAAGGAGATCGTTGCGCACGTGGGCGACAGCACTGCCGTGCTGATCAAGTCGCACGGCGTATTCACCATCGGATCCGACGCGCAGCGGGCGCTGCGGTCCGCGCAGTACACCGAAGAGTGCGCCGAGGTCGCGCACCTCGCAATGCTGCGCGGTGAGATCGAGCCGCTCGACGACGAGACGATCGCGGCCTCGCGTTCGTGGTACTTGAAGGACTACGGGCAGGTGCCTATCGGCTCAGGGTCATGA
- a CDS encoding SIR2 family protein produces the protein MTKVILLGAGFSRAINQQMPLMADLASAVLERLGLPASTLAPSGQDLEAWLAHLASDEPWLMDSDNLRNHACFLEGVRAIYDSIVEAESKSTDHFPSWLDRLAWQWSHEGATILTFNYDTLLEIALVQTRWTHNLVHYYSVPLVERQLPGTGGIFAETPPTRALPTLLKLHGSINWMHAGDKAPSTEQLVYRPRFQKAENDSARYTDLEPFLVPPTSAKNTYYGKTALTAQWREAATALRAADELDVIGYSFPASDLATRTFLATNLSATANVTVVDPGESALQSASRALPEHTLDSHMHSVEAYADLRAGTRISAWYDRLNPDLPLNWEIDGVVSSEPLNDSYSSDIVERIVRQRYGSARYIVGGGRSLNEDRIRTIEAFAPYPGT, from the coding sequence GTGACGAAAGTGATTCTACTCGGGGCAGGGTTCTCCCGAGCAATAAACCAGCAAATGCCTTTAATGGCGGATCTTGCGTCCGCTGTTCTCGAAAGATTGGGGTTGCCAGCATCGACACTTGCGCCATCTGGACAGGATTTGGAGGCCTGGCTTGCGCACCTTGCGTCTGACGAACCTTGGCTAATGGACAGCGATAATCTTCGAAATCACGCTTGCTTTCTAGAGGGCGTCCGGGCCATATATGACTCGATAGTGGAAGCGGAATCGAAGTCGACTGACCACTTTCCTAGTTGGCTCGACAGGTTGGCTTGGCAATGGTCGCACGAGGGTGCCACGATTCTAACCTTCAATTACGACACCCTACTTGAGATAGCTTTGGTTCAGACGCGATGGACACACAACCTTGTCCATTACTACTCTGTGCCGCTCGTGGAGCGCCAGCTCCCCGGCACGGGCGGTATTTTCGCGGAAACTCCTCCGACGCGTGCGCTTCCTACACTTCTGAAACTGCATGGATCAATCAACTGGATGCACGCAGGAGATAAAGCACCAAGCACCGAACAACTCGTCTATAGGCCGAGATTTCAGAAGGCTGAAAATGATTCCGCTCGTTACACAGACCTGGAACCCTTTCTCGTACCACCGACAAGTGCGAAAAATACCTATTACGGCAAAACGGCACTAACAGCGCAATGGCGTGAGGCAGCGACCGCGCTTCGTGCTGCAGACGAACTAGACGTAATTGGCTACTCGTTCCCTGCAAGCGACTTAGCTACGCGAACCTTCCTTGCAACCAACTTGTCGGCGACTGCCAATGTGACGGTCGTGGACCCCGGAGAAAGTGCACTGCAGTCTGCTTCGAGAGCATTGCCTGAACACACTCTCGATTCTCATATGCACAGCGTGGAAGCGTATGCGGACCTTCGTGCGGGCACAAGAATCAGCGCTTGGTATGACCGCTTGAATCCTGACTTACCGCTGAATTGGGAGATTGATGGGGTGGTATCAAGTGAACCGCTGAATGACAGTTACTCTTCTGACATAGTGGAGAGAATAGTCCGACAGCGTTATGGTTCGGCAAGGTACATTGTCGGTGGTGGACGCAGTCTAAACGAGGATCGCATTAGGACGATTGAGGCGTTCGCCCCGTATCCAGGGACCTAA
- a CDS encoding FAD-dependent monooxygenase yields MVDTTTRIAVIGGGMGGLTAAIALTKIAGVQVTVFEQADQLGEVGAGVTVAPNAARVLDRLGVLDRIKQLGAVPDGHGVYLDAMGGMVTDAAWEDSAKQYQNIGMYRPDLISALAQAVDPDTVRLGHRLSSVETVDTGVRVRFANGVDDVFDAVIGADGIHSVVRNAVDQHPEPVYSGYIVYRGVVDASRLPADWPMISQVWMGNRRHFMCYPLQQRKLFNFVAGIPSDRPLNGPWSGPADVSELAAEFAGPDWDPRLQHFIDLIDKTFWWGLFDHEPLTNWSRGPITLLGDAAHTMLPHQGQGVNQAIEDSMALATFLAEADDVTDIPEAFRRYTAVRMQRTAILQNGSRRAGAMFDAQYEFADLTKRDADIRVGRDFRRSAVFDYDAQKVAEHALNRFRKVVQFT; encoded by the coding sequence ATGGTAGATACAACCACCAGAATCGCGGTCATCGGCGGAGGGATGGGCGGGCTCACCGCTGCGATCGCGTTGACGAAGATCGCCGGAGTCCAGGTCACCGTGTTCGAGCAAGCCGACCAATTGGGCGAGGTCGGCGCCGGCGTCACGGTCGCGCCGAACGCCGCGCGCGTTCTCGACAGACTCGGTGTGCTCGATCGGATCAAGCAGCTGGGGGCTGTTCCCGACGGACATGGTGTTTACCTCGACGCCATGGGCGGCATGGTCACCGACGCGGCATGGGAGGATTCAGCAAAGCAATACCAGAACATCGGAATGTACCGGCCCGACCTCATCAGCGCCCTCGCTCAGGCCGTCGACCCCGATACGGTGCGCCTCGGCCACCGCTTGAGCTCAGTTGAGACAGTGGACACTGGCGTTCGCGTGAGGTTCGCGAACGGCGTGGACGACGTGTTCGACGCAGTCATTGGTGCAGACGGCATTCACTCAGTGGTGCGGAACGCTGTGGATCAGCATCCTGAACCCGTGTACTCGGGGTACATCGTCTACCGTGGAGTCGTCGACGCGTCTCGTCTGCCCGCTGACTGGCCGATGATCAGCCAAGTGTGGATGGGCAACAGGCGGCATTTCATGTGCTATCCGCTGCAACAGCGCAAGCTGTTCAACTTCGTTGCCGGCATCCCGAGCGACAGGCCCCTGAATGGACCGTGGTCTGGCCCGGCAGACGTCAGCGAGCTTGCCGCAGAATTCGCTGGGCCGGATTGGGACCCGCGGTTGCAGCACTTCATCGATCTCATCGACAAGACGTTCTGGTGGGGGCTCTTCGACCACGAACCCCTCACCAACTGGTCACGTGGACCGATCACGCTGCTCGGTGATGCCGCGCACACGATGCTCCCCCATCAGGGTCAGGGCGTGAACCAGGCGATCGAAGACAGCATGGCCCTCGCCACGTTCCTCGCGGAGGCCGACGACGTCACCGACATCCCCGAAGCATTCAGGCGGTACACCGCTGTGCGCATGCAGCGCACAGCGATTCTGCAGAACGGATCCCGCAGAGCCGGCGCCATGTTCGATGCGCAGTACGAATTCGCCGACCTGACAAAGCGCGACGCCGACATTCGCGTCGGCCGGGATTTTCGTCGCAGCGCGGTGTTCGACTACGACGCGCAGAAGGTCGCCGAGCACGCTCTCAATCGATTCAGGAAGGTGGTCCAGTTCACATGA
- a CDS encoding purine-cytosine permease family protein has protein sequence MSDNIPSRIEQRGIEPVPDSERNGNPLQLFWVWFAANISILGLPLGASLVAFQLLNFWQSVIVAVIGAAGAFALVGVVSIAGRRGGAPSMTLSRAIFGVRGNIGPTLVSLLSRLGWETVNTTTGAFVLLSLFTILFGVSGDAKAVPLLAIVAIVIFEVCTLLVSGLGHAAILVIQKWSTWIFGALNLVVAAFIVATVNWEAVFAAAPGPVSAMLVGISVIAAGTGIGWANAGADMSRYQRKSVRAGHLVASAAAGAGIPLIVLIGIGSLVTIGDPSLAEASDPVAAIRELLPSWMAVPYLIAAFGGLLLSNHLSVYSAGLTTLTLGIKVKRIYAVTLDVLVTFIGALYFMLVADSFYGPFITIISVLAIPITAWLAVFLVDMIKRHNYDPDALLNLRSDSGYWYRGGIEWRAFGSWAIAIVVGLLFSKVGPADAPWFTGAFSHTWVATNGLAWIATFVIAGGLYFVLGGARAGAIPLTSGDARETVTDSV, from the coding sequence ATGAGCGACAACATCCCTTCACGAATTGAACAGCGCGGCATCGAGCCCGTGCCCGACTCCGAGCGCAACGGAAACCCGCTGCAGCTCTTCTGGGTGTGGTTCGCCGCGAACATCTCCATTCTCGGCCTGCCGCTCGGGGCGTCGCTCGTGGCGTTCCAACTGCTCAATTTCTGGCAATCCGTGATCGTCGCCGTGATCGGCGCGGCGGGTGCGTTCGCGCTCGTTGGCGTCGTCTCGATCGCCGGCCGGCGCGGTGGAGCACCGAGCATGACGCTCTCCCGCGCCATCTTCGGCGTGCGCGGCAACATCGGGCCCACACTCGTCTCGCTGCTGTCGCGGCTCGGCTGGGAGACCGTGAACACGACGACCGGCGCATTCGTGCTGCTGTCTCTGTTCACGATCCTGTTCGGTGTGTCGGGCGACGCGAAGGCCGTTCCCCTGCTCGCGATCGTGGCCATCGTGATCTTCGAGGTATGCACGCTGCTCGTCTCCGGCCTCGGGCACGCGGCGATTCTGGTCATCCAGAAGTGGTCGACGTGGATCTTCGGTGCGCTCAACCTCGTCGTTGCGGCATTCATCGTCGCAACGGTCAACTGGGAGGCCGTCTTCGCCGCAGCGCCCGGCCCGGTCAGCGCAATGCTCGTCGGCATCAGCGTCATCGCCGCGGGCACCGGAATCGGGTGGGCGAACGCGGGAGCCGACATGTCGCGCTACCAGCGGAAGTCAGTGCGCGCCGGACACCTTGTGGCATCCGCGGCGGCGGGCGCCGGCATCCCTCTTATTGTGCTGATCGGAATCGGTTCGCTCGTGACCATCGGCGACCCGTCGCTGGCCGAAGCATCCGACCCGGTCGCGGCGATCCGCGAACTTCTGCCCTCGTGGATGGCTGTTCCCTACCTCATTGCTGCGTTTGGCGGGCTGCTGCTCTCGAACCACCTGTCCGTATACTCGGCGGGGCTCACAACGCTGACGCTCGGAATCAAGGTGAAGCGCATCTACGCCGTCACCCTCGATGTACTCGTGACATTCATCGGAGCGCTCTACTTCATGCTCGTCGCCGACAGCTTCTATGGCCCGTTCATCACGATCATCTCGGTGCTCGCCATCCCCATTACCGCCTGGCTTGCCGTGTTCCTCGTCGACATGATCAAGCGTCATAACTACGACCCGGATGCCCTGCTCAATCTGCGTTCCGACAGCGGGTACTGGTATCGCGGCGGCATCGAGTGGCGTGCTTTCGGGTCGTGGGCCATCGCAATCGTCGTGGGGCTCTTGTTCTCGAAGGTGGGTCCGGCGGATGCTCCGTGGTTCACGGGCGCGTTCTCGCACACCTGGGTCGCAACGAACGGCCTGGCCTGGATTGCCACGTTCGTCATCGCCGGTGGGCTCTACTTCGTGCTCGGCGGGGCGCGCGCTGGTGCGATTCCGCTAACGTCGGGCGACGCTCGCGAAACGGTGACCGACAGTGTCTGA
- a CDS encoding NADPH-dependent F420 reductase, giving the protein MTTISIIGSGKMSGAIATVATRAGAAIQIIKRSVASTTEAHPGLEYGIMGDELTGDLVVLAVPYGAYPSILEHYRDQLSEKVVIDISNPIDFSTYDELTSPADSSTAAELTKLLPEGAAVVKAFNVNLGDTLTSGTNGTTRTTVLYAGDYADAKMTVAALIEAAGMRAVDVGPLTRARELEAMGFLQIIMAALGKTHYESGFTLLP; this is encoded by the coding sequence ATGACAACGATCAGCATCATCGGCAGCGGCAAGATGAGCGGAGCGATCGCAACGGTCGCAACGCGGGCGGGCGCCGCCATTCAGATCATCAAACGCAGTGTGGCAAGCACGACTGAAGCTCACCCGGGGCTTGAATACGGGATCATGGGCGACGAGCTCACCGGCGATCTCGTCGTGCTCGCCGTTCCTTATGGCGCGTACCCGAGCATCCTCGAGCACTACCGGGATCAGCTCAGCGAGAAGGTGGTCATCGATATCAGCAACCCCATCGATTTTTCCACGTACGACGAGTTGACGTCACCCGCAGACTCCTCGACTGCCGCCGAGCTCACCAAACTGCTCCCCGAAGGAGCCGCCGTCGTGAAGGCGTTTAACGTCAATCTCGGCGATACGCTCACCAGCGGCACGAACGGCACAACGCGCACGACCGTGCTGTATGCCGGAGACTATGCAGACGCGAAGATGACCGTCGCCGCGCTCATCGAAGCAGCGGGCATGCGGGCGGTCGACGTCGGCCCTTTGACCCGCGCGCGGGAGCTCGAAGCGATGGGCTTCCTTCAGATCATCATGGCGGCGCTCGGGAAAACGCACTATGAATCAGGGTTCACCTTGCTGCCGTGA